The Psychrobacter sp. P11G3 genomic interval TTTAGCCATGCTACCAAAACTGTGGCCACACCTCATCAAATTGCAGCCAAAGCAATGGCTTGGACTGGCGATGCAGTCTTTGATAGGCGTACTTGGTATGTCGGTTTGCTATTTTTTTGCGGTTAGTTATGTCGGTGCTGGCCCTGCCGTTGCCTTACTCTATACCGCGCCTGTATTTAGTTTATTGTTCTCGAAGTTCTTACTGAGTGAGTCCATCACTCGTAAATCAGTGTTGCTAGCCCTAATGGCAGTGTTTGGTGTGGGATTGACCATGTTAGGTGAACAAGCAAAAGTTAACTGGGGGATTTTACTCGGTCTATCAGCAGGGATGTGTTATTCGTTATATGGCGTATTGGGCAAGCGCGCGATGCATTACGCTCACCCTGCCCCTTTGGTATTTTTCACTTCCATTATCATTAGTGCTGGCGTACTACTGCTCTTGCCTGAGACCTATAACACTTATGATCAGTTATTGAGTCTGCCCTTAATGACTTGGGGCTATGTTTTAGGATTGTCATTATTGGGAACCGTCGTACCATTTGGGCTATATATGAAGGCATTGGAAAAGCTGCCTGCCACTCGTGCATCGGTATTTACGATTTTTGAGCCATTGACTGCGATTGCGCTCGCGATGCTGTTACTGCATCAATCTTTGTCTTGGATTCAATATCTAGGCGTGGCACTTATCTTGCTAGCAGCTTTATTAAATGCTGTATTAAATGGTACCGCCACTCGCGTACCTCGCTGGTTAAAACAACGACAAAAAGTATAGTTTACTGTCTTCCCATCTGAGATATATCCCATTTATTTCGATAAAAAAAAGCCCCAACCATGGCATCATGATTGGGGCTTTTTGTTTTATTACTTACGCAAAAACAAACGTTTTTACTGCTCAATACGTTGCAAAAATGCCTGCGTACGAGGATGCTTTGAGTCTTCAAACAGCTGCTTGGCACTGCCTTCTTCGACGACATGACCATCTTCAATCAGTACAACATGATCGGCAACGTCGCGGGCAAAGTTGATTTCGTGAGTTACCACGACCATCGTCCAACCTTCAGAGGCTAGCTGCTTCATCGTCTCAAGCACATCCTGTACCAACTCTGGATCAAGCGCAGAGGTTGGCTCATCAAACAGTAATAGCGACGGCTCAATAGCAAGCGCACGGGCAATACCAATACGCTGCTGTTGACCACCAGATAGCTGAAATGGATAGAGATCTGCTTTGTCCGACAGTCCAACTTTCTCAAGTAGTACCAATGCCTGCTCACGGGCTTGCGCTTTGCTTTGCCCTTGTACGACCGTAGGCCCAAGCATCAAGTTTTCAATGGCTGTCTTATGTGGAAACAAGTTATAAGACTGAAACACCATACCTGACTTACGCTGTAAAGCTAGTAGCGTTTTTTTGCTTGGCTTAGTGGCAAAGTCGACGCTCAAGCTATCGTCATCAAAAGCAATCACACCTTGATCAGGAATCTCTAGCGCATTTAAACAACGCAAAAAGGTGGTTTTACCCGATCCTGAAGGTCCTAATATTACGACTACTTTGCCCTTATTGATGGTCAAGTCGATGCCTTTTAGCACCTGGTTGCCACCGAAGGCTTTATGAATATTAGTGACTTTGATCATAAAAATTCCTGTTGTGCTAGGGCGTGTCTATTGAGCCATAATTTATTTTACTACGTAGCTTATTTTGCTACATAACGGTCTAGCCGAGTTTCAAGCTTGCCTTGGATAAAGGTCAAGAACAGACAGATACCCCAGTAGATAATCGCCGCTTCTGTATAGACCAGCATAAACTCATAGTTACGAGCTGTGATAATCTGCGCTTGTTTGAATAGCTCAGTGACCAGTACCAATGAGGCAAGTGAGGTATCTTTTACCAGACTGATAAAGGTATTGGACAACGGCGGCACCGATACTCGAAGCGCCTGCGGTAAAATCACATGACGAAACGTCTGTAGATACGTCAAGCCAACCGTCGATCCTGCTTCCCACTGCCCTTTTGGTATTGACAAAATCGAAGCACGCACTGTCTCCGATGCATAAGCACCGATGTTCAATGAGAATGCAATAATCGCTGAGGGAAAGGGATCAAGCTTCACCCCGACACTTGGCAGACCATAGAAAATAATAAACAGCTGAACCAGCATCGGTGTACCGCGAATCGCGGACACATAGACGCGAGCGAGCCGATAGATGATTTCATGGAACCAAGTGGCACGCGGAATGATACGAATCAATGCCACTGTCAGTGCAATGGCCATACCGATCGCAAATGAGATCAATGCCAGCGGTATCGAATAATAGATACCGCCTTTGAGCATTGGCCAAAACGACGAGATGACAATCTGCGCTCGATCAGGACTCATAAATGGCAATACGGCCAATAAGTCCGCGAACCATGATGTAGACATTACAGAAGCTGACATGATAGAAACTGACATTATTTTTGTTGACTTATATCAGCACCAAAGAACTGTTCGCTAAGCTTAGTTAGCGTACCTTCAGCCGCCAATTCAGCCATTGCTTCATCTAATTTAGCTACAACTTCATCATCACCTTTGATAAGCACTAGGCCTGAACCACGTAACTCGCTAGCAGGTGCAGTTAGCTTAATCTCAAGATCAGAATCTGGGAACTTTTTGAGATAATCCAATACCGCTAGATTGTCATTCATCGTAAAGTCAGCGCGATCTTGCTTTACTAATTGAATCGCTTGCGCCATACCATCGACAGGAACGATCTCTGCACCATAACGCTCTGCAAGCTCACCGTAGTTACTGCTAAGTGATTGCGCCGTACGTAGGCCTTTTAGACCTTCCCACGAGCTATAACGGTTGTCATCAGTAGGTGCCAATACAACCGCACCTGACCAACTATAAGCCATTGCTTTGTCATATTTTGCTTTACGCTCAGGCGTGGTCAAACTAACTTGGTTAGCCACCATATCAAAACGTTTTGAATCCAAACCTGCCAGCATCGCATCCCATTGGGTTTCTTTAAACTCAACGTCTACACCTAGTTTATCCGCCACTGCACGCGTTACTTCGACATCATAACCCGTTAGTTTGCCGCTCTCATCATGATACGTGAACGGAGGATAAGTACCCTCTGTACCGACGTTGATAGTGCCGCCGTTGTTGATACGTTGTAGTAAATCAGAACCGCCTGTTGCAGCGCTGTCAGTTGCACTGGTATCGGCTTCGTTGGTAGTAGATTGACCACAAGCAGCAAGGAACATAGTGCTGGCGGCAAGGGCTAAAAGAGTACGACGTTTCATAAGACGTCCTTATAAGAGTGA includes:
- a CDS encoding DMT family transporter yields the protein MANIDNGMTTHSHQSWLGTIQIITAAVCWGTLGIFSTYLNQIGFSGWQVTILRIVTAAFIILAMLPKLWPHLIKLQPKQWLGLAMQSLIGVLGMSVCYFFAVSYVGAGPAVALLYTAPVFSLLFSKFLLSESITRKSVLLALMAVFGVGLTMLGEQAKVNWGILLGLSAGMCYSLYGVLGKRAMHYAHPAPLVFFTSIIISAGVLLLLPETYNTYDQLLSLPLMTWGYVLGLSLLGTVVPFGLYMKALEKLPATRASVFTIFEPLTAIALAMLLLHQSLSWIQYLGVALILLAALLNAVLNGTATRVPRWLKQRQKV
- a CDS encoding amino acid ABC transporter ATP-binding protein → MIKVTNIHKAFGGNQVLKGIDLTINKGKVVVILGPSGSGKTTFLRCLNALEIPDQGVIAFDDDSLSVDFATKPSKKTLLALQRKSGMVFQSYNLFPHKTAIENLMLGPTVVQGQSKAQAREQALVLLEKVGLSDKADLYPFQLSGGQQQRIGIARALAIEPSLLLFDEPTSALDPELVQDVLETMKQLASEGWTMVVVTHEINFARDVADHVVLIEDGHVVEEGSAKQLFEDSKHPRTQAFLQRIEQ
- a CDS encoding amino acid ABC transporter permease, translating into MSPDRAQIVISSFWPMLKGGIYYSIPLALISFAIGMAIALTVALIRIIPRATWFHEIIYRLARVYVSAIRGTPMLVQLFIIFYGLPSVGVKLDPFPSAIIAFSLNIGAYASETVRASILSIPKGQWEAGSTVGLTYLQTFRHVILPQALRVSVPPLSNTFISLVKDTSLASLVLVTELFKQAQIITARNYEFMLVYTEAAIIYWGICLFLTFIQGKLETRLDRYVAK
- a CDS encoding amino acid ABC transporter substrate-binding protein, producing MKRRTLLALAASTMFLAACGQSTTNEADTSATDSAATGGSDLLQRINNGGTINVGTEGTYPPFTYHDESGKLTGYDVEVTRAVADKLGVDVEFKETQWDAMLAGLDSKRFDMVANQVSLTTPERKAKYDKAMAYSWSGAVVLAPTDDNRYSSWEGLKGLRTAQSLSSNYGELAERYGAEIVPVDGMAQAIQLVKQDRADFTMNDNLAVLDYLKKFPDSDLEIKLTAPASELRGSGLVLIKGDDEVVAKLDEAMAELAAEGTLTKLSEQFFGADISQQK